The genomic interval TATTCGCTTTTAAATCTGCAATTGAAACCTGCCAAGCAAATTCATTCTCCTCGCGGTTATCCCACCATTCTTGCTCCGGTGCAAACTCCTCAAAGCGAATCGGCTTAGTTTTCGAGTATGATTTATATCCTGCTGGATAAGGGTGTTCATAATACCAAATCGTTTCTGTTGGTTCGCCTTTGGTGAAAAATAGCAGATTAGTTTTAATACCTGTGTAGGGATTAAATACACCATTTGGTAAGCGAACAATTGTATGCAGATTGCAATCTTGCAGCAGTTTTTCTTTAATCCGCGTCTTCACACCTTCGCCAAACAGCGTACCATCTGGCAGAACTATTGCGCCTCTACCGCCTTCTTTGAGTAAATGAGCAATCAGCACCAGAAATAAATCTGCCGTTTCTCGTGTGCGGAAAGTAGCGGGAAAATTGTCCTCAATTCCATCTTCTTCCATCCCACCAAAAGGTGGATTTGTGATAATTACATCCACTCGTTCGTGAGGACTGTAATCGCGTAATGGTCGTGCCAAAGTATTATCATGTTCTGCTGATGGCACATCAATACCATGTAAAATCAGATTCGTTACACAAAGGTTAAAAGGTAACGGCTTTTTCTCAGTACCGCGAATCGTCCGTTGCAGAATTTCTGGGACATCAGCACTTTGAAAATTTTGGCGAATGTAATCAATTGCTGCTGTTAAAAAGCCTCCTGTACCGCAAGCAGGGTCAAGGACAATTTCGCCTAATTGCGGTTTGATTCTATCTACAATAAACTTTGTCACCGCACGGGGAGTATAATATTCTCCCGCATTGCCTGCACTCTGCAAATCTTTGAGAATCTTCTCGTAAATTTCGCTGAACTGTTTTTTCTGCTCTTTTTTATTAAAGTCAACTTCGTTGAGTTTATTAATTACTTGACGGATGAGAGTACCATTTTTCATATAGTTGTAGGCATCCTCAAATACCTTACCAATCATCCGCCCACGGGCATCAGTTGCCGTAGTTCTCAGTTCTTTGAGAGTTTTAAATAAAGCATTATCGACAAAATCTAGTAAAGCATCTCCAGTGATACCTTCTGCATCTGCTGCCCAGTTACGCCAACGCAATCCTTCAGGAATCGGAGATTTATAATTATCTTCTAACAGTTCATATTCTTCTTCACGGGCATCAAAAACTTTGAGAAATATCATCCAAACTAACTGGTTAATGCGTTGCGCGTCACCATCAACGCCCGCATCCTTCCGCATGATATCTTGAATAGTCTTAATTGTAGTGCTGATTGACATAATAATAAATGAGTGCGATCGCCGAGTGGCACGATTAACCTAGAAGAGAAATCATAT from Aulosira sp. FACHB-615 carries:
- a CDS encoding class I SAM-dependent DNA methyltransferase, which encodes MSISTTIKTIQDIMRKDAGVDGDAQRINQLVWMIFLKVFDAREEEYELLEDNYKSPIPEGLRWRNWAADAEGITGDALLDFVDNALFKTLKELRTTATDARGRMIGKVFEDAYNYMKNGTLIRQVINKLNEVDFNKKEQKKQFSEIYEKILKDLQSAGNAGEYYTPRAVTKFIVDRIKPQLGEIVLDPACGTGGFLTAAIDYIRQNFQSADVPEILQRTIRGTEKKPLPFNLCVTNLILHGIDVPSAEHDNTLARPLRDYSPHERVDVIITNPPFGGMEEDGIEDNFPATFRTRETADLFLVLIAHLLKEGGRGAIVLPDGTLFGEGVKTRIKEKLLQDCNLHTIVRLPNGVFNPYTGIKTNLLFFTKGEPTETIWYYEHPYPAGYKSYSKTKPIRFEEFAPEQEWWDNREENEFAWQVSIADLKANNYNLDIKNPHKVDVEHADLDEMLAEHQKLMAELSDVRSKLKFELMEALERDEA